The Desulfobacterales bacterium genome includes the window GTACGGCCATCCTGCGCCGGCTAAAGGCGGATAAGTATCGGAATCTTATTTTTCGAAGCCATGCCGAACTGGACCTGACCCGGCAGACAGCGGTTGAAGATTTTTTTCAAACGGAAAAACCGGAGTACGTTTTTCTGGCTGCTGCCAAAGTGGGCGGGATTCTGGCAAACAGCACCTACCCGGCGGACTTCATCTATGACAACCTGGTCATCCAGACGAATGTGATCCATGCAGCCCGGAAATCCGGTGTCAAACGGTTACTTTTTTTGGGGTCTTCATGCATCTATCCCCGGGAATGCCCCCAGCCCATGAAAGAAGAATACCTCTTGACCGGACCCCTTGAAAAAACAAATGAACCCTACGCCATTGCCAAGATTGCCGGCATTAAGATGTGCCAGTCCTATAACCGCCAGCATGGCACCCGTTTTCTGGCGGTCATGCCCACCAACCTCTATGGCCCCAACGACAGCTTCGATCTTGAAACAAGCCATGTTCTGCCGGCCCTGATCCGCAAGTTTCACCTGGCCAAGCTGGCTGCGGCCGGAGACTGGCAATCGATCGACCGGGATGAAAAAAAATACGGCGCCATTCCGGACGATTTCCGCTTCAGTTTGATATCCATATCCAGAAGCGCCGGACATGCCGTATCAGTTCCGACCAACACCTCATTGCCTGCGCCGTCAGTGCCCATATGGGGTAGCGGTACCCCGCGCCGCGAATTCCTCCATGTGGATGATCTGGCCGATGCCTGCCTTTTTCTAATTAATACACCGCATCCAGTGTTTCATTCTTTAATCGTTGACTCACAAGTGCCATTGATAAATATAGGATGCAGCCAGGATCATACGATTCGAGAACTTGCAGGTTTAGTAAATGCCGTCGTTGGATTCCAAGGTGAAATCATTTTTGACCCCTCCAAACCGGACGGCACCCCCCGGAAATTGCTCGATACTTCTAATATTGCCGGTATGGGGTGGGAGCCGACGCTGTCATTTCAACAGGGAATCCGAGAGACATATCAATGGTATTTGAATCCGTAACAGTTGGTGCTTGATGTTTCCCCCTGAAATAAATCCAACCATTTAAAATAACAAAAAATAATATAAAAAATATTGACAGATCGCCTGTTTTGTGTTCAATTACTGAACGTTTAAATATTTAATAGTATTCGGTAACTTAAAATCAATGAGATACAACTGTTAAGTTTCATGCCGGCCATGTAACCCACCAGGCGGAGCCATATCACTTCCACAAAAATTCACCTTGAAATATAAAGAATCGTTAGCGCTTCGTCGACGCCTTAAAAACCGTAAAACAAAATGAATTAAAAGCGATGCACAAGCAGAAGAACGAATTCATTAATTTATTGAAAAAATTGCTGACGGATATTCTCGTTGATATAGCGGGTGTTAGGCTTGTTTATCTTTTTGGTTCGAGAGTGGATGGCTTTATAGGACCTCGAAGTGATTACGATTTTGGCGTGCTAAGCGATCGTGCGGTTAATCGGCGACAGATCTGTGGACCGCTATCATCTGTTTTGACTCACATGCTTGAAGCTGACAAGGTTGATGTGGTACATTTAAATAAT containing:
- a CDS encoding GDP-L-fucose synthase; translation: MDKYSKIYVAGHTGLVGTAILRRLKADKYRNLIFRSHAELDLTRQTAVEDFFQTEKPEYVFLAAAKVGGILANSTYPADFIYDNLVIQTNVIHAARKSGVKRLLFLGSSCIYPRECPQPMKEEYLLTGPLEKTNEPYAIAKIAGIKMCQSYNRQHGTRFLAVMPTNLYGPNDSFDLETSHVLPALIRKFHLAKLAAAGDWQSIDRDEKKYGAIPDDFRFSLISISRSAGHAVSVPTNTSLPAPSVPIWGSGTPRREFLHVDDLADACLFLINTPHPVFHSLIVDSQVPLINIGCSQDHTIRELAGLVNAVVGFQGEIIFDPSKPDGTPRKLLDTSNIAGMGWEPTLSFQQGIRETYQWYLNP